One Patescibacteria group bacterium DNA segment encodes these proteins:
- a CDS encoding O-antigen ligase family protein, translating into MISWQKINRFLLWSAFFVLPWQFRHTLIFAEHQGQFFEYASISIYLSDILIILVLLTWFIFAKKTEFKTGPAVIFWPLTFLIVWLWISVGYGNSITGNWAVGLNNAAHFSLFYLFYIYLVNAVKNLSDILLPLAWGTGLQAIIAIGQYGLNRSLGLKFLGESPLQPAELGIPVVLINGVRHLRAHGTLPHANVLGGYLALVLPWLGLIYLGVVKAIKRPWIYWLILTVGSVALLFSFSRSAWLAIGLTCLVVIIWRLISGRPRWQGWDGGLIAIVMVIALSQYPALVSRFHPEQTALEQGSVTARIDQLQQAKLVYDKYPLTGVGVGQYTIYLLQQDTNKLGWQYNSKLSSWVYNLSRQIWDYQPVHNIFLLVLAELGWVGEVLFIVLLGGLIWVSGSLFKLGRSLLGVVALSSVTAIVILGLFDHYLWTLQPGRLILFLTIGIIAVLYQNKNKEIANE; encoded by the coding sequence ATGATCTCTTGGCAAAAAATAAATAGATTCCTACTGTGGTCGGCTTTTTTTGTGTTGCCGTGGCAGTTCCGCCATACATTAATATTTGCAGAACATCAGGGACAATTTTTTGAATACGCCTCCATCAGTATTTATTTATCGGATATTTTAATTATCCTAGTGTTATTAACTTGGTTTATCTTTGCCAAGAAAACTGAATTTAAAACGGGACCGGCTGTAATTTTTTGGCCCCTTACATTTCTAATCGTTTGGCTGTGGATTTCGGTGGGTTACGGTAATTCTATCACCGGCAACTGGGCGGTGGGGCTAAATAATGCCGCGCATTTTTCTTTATTTTATCTATTCTATATTTATTTAGTTAACGCAGTAAAAAACCTTTCCGATATTCTATTGCCTCTGGCCTGGGGGACTGGCTTGCAGGCAATCATTGCCATCGGCCAATATGGCCTAAATCGTTCTCTCGGCTTAAAATTTTTAGGCGAATCACCTCTGCAACCGGCTGAACTCGGCATCCCAGTGGTGCTGATTAACGGAGTAAGACATTTACGGGCGCACGGGACCTTGCCTCATGCCAATGTTTTGGGCGGTTATTTGGCCTTAGTTTTGCCCTGGCTGGGATTGATTTATCTTGGCGTAGTAAAAGCTATAAAACGGCCATGGATTTATTGGCTGATTTTAACAGTTGGCAGCGTGGCTTTGCTGTTCAGTTTTTCTCGTTCAGCTTGGTTGGCTATCGGCCTAACTTGCCTGGTAGTTATAATCTGGCGGTTGATTTCAGGTCGGCCGCGTTGGCAAGGGTGGGATGGGGGCTTAATCGCTATCGTTATGGTAATAGCGCTCAGCCAGTATCCGGCCCTGGTGTCTCGATTTCATCCAGAACAAACTGCCTTGGAACAGGGATCGGTCACTGCTCGGATTGACCAGCTGCAACAAGCTAAATTAGTCTATGATAAATATCCGCTTACAGGAGTAGGCGTGGGGCAATACACTATTTATTTGCTTCAACAAGATACTAATAAATTGGGCTGGCAATATAATTCTAAGTTGTCGAGTTGGGTATATAATCTTAGCCGCCAGATCTGGGACTATCAGCCGGTCCATAACATTTTTCTGTTAGTTTTAGCAGAGCTGGGTTGGGTAGGAGAAGTTTTGTTTATTGTTCTGTTGGGCGGTCTAATCTGGGTCAGTGGGAGTCTGTTTAAGCTGGGCCGAAGTTTATTGGGGGTAGTGGCTCTGAGTTCAGTAACCGCTATTGTTATCCTGGGTTTGTTTGATCATTATCTTTGGACTTTACAACCAGGTCGGCTTATACTATTTTTAACTATCGGGATCATAGCTGTGTTATATCAGAATAAAAATAAGGAAATAGCCAATGAATGA
- the trpS gene encoding tryptophan--tRNA ligase translates to MKKVVFSGIQPTGILHLGNYFGAIKQWIDLQNKNKCYFCIVDLHAITVPQDQTKLHQQISDMAAIYLAAGLDPKKVVLFVQSQVPAHSEGAWLLNTIASMGEMSRMTQFKEKQEGKPNVSVGLFDYPVLMAADILLYDTNLVPVGEDQKQHVELARDLAIRFNNRFGETFVIPEPMLPKFGARIMGLDDPTVKMSKSAASPNNYIALTDTPEIAREKIMRAVTDSGSEIKFDSTNKPAISNLLTIYTLLTDIPISDLEIKYQNKGYGEFKKDLAEAVAVFLIDFQTKLTAIRQDPDNIKTVLTAGAKKAKKISNKKIEILQQKMGLGI, encoded by the coding sequence ATGAAGAAAGTGGTTTTTAGTGGCATTCAGCCCACCGGCATTCTGCATCTCGGCAATTATTTTGGCGCCATTAAACAATGGATCGATTTGCAGAACAAAAACAAATGTTATTTTTGCATTGTAGATCTGCATGCCATTACTGTCCCTCAAGACCAGACCAAACTACACCAACAAATATCAGACATGGCAGCAATTTATTTGGCAGCTGGGCTAGATCCTAAAAAAGTGGTTTTGTTTGTCCAGTCCCAAGTGCCTGCCCACAGCGAAGGAGCCTGGCTTCTAAATACGATCGCTTCCATGGGCGAAATGTCGCGGATGACTCAATTTAAAGAAAAACAGGAAGGCAAGCCTAACGTATCCGTCGGATTGTTCGATTATCCTGTCTTAATGGCGGCCGATATCTTGCTGTACGACACTAACTTAGTCCCGGTGGGAGAAGATCAAAAACAACATGTCGAACTGGCTCGGGATTTAGCTATCCGATTTAATAACCGGTTTGGCGAAACTTTTGTCATTCCAGAACCGATGTTGCCCAAATTTGGGGCTAGAATTATGGGTTTGGATGATCCTACCGTAAAAATGAGTAAATCAGCGGCCAGTCCTAATAACTATATTGCCTTGACTGATACTCCAGAAATCGCGCGAGAAAAAATTATGCGCGCCGTGACTGATTCTGGTTCGGAAATTAAATTCGATTCTACTAATAAACCAGCCATTTCTAATCTACTTACCATCTATACTCTCCTGACCGATATACCCATATCTGACCTGGAAATCAAATATCAAAATAAAGGTTACGGCGAATTTAAAAAAGATTTAGCCGAAGCTGTCGCTGTTTTTCTAATTGATTTTCAAACCAAGTTGACTGCAATTAGACAAGATCCCGACAATATCAAAACGGTTTTGACAGCGGGAGCCAAAAAAGCCAAAAAAATCTCTAACAAAAAGATCGAGATCCTCCAACAAAAAATGGGTTTGGGGATCTAG
- a CDS encoding ComF family protein: MGSLLDIVFPPRCASCHAQGDWICSVCAKRIEIIKTPICYHCHRLSADFKVCGKCRPTGAASRLIVYGYWQSPLKELVYSLKYRRLRPLVKILGGWLVETINQTTATTGLVIVPVPLHRGRLWDRGFNQARLLAEVVAQQTGWPLLPILFRKRSTQPQFGLSKSARRDNIEGAFSINVALSQNLANKTVVLVDDIVTTGATINECAKILRQNGARDVWGLVLAKA, translated from the coding sequence ATGGGAAGTCTACTCGACATCGTTTTCCCACCCCGGTGTGCTAGTTGCCATGCTCAAGGTGACTGGATTTGCTCTGTTTGTGCAAAGCGCATCGAAATTATTAAGACACCGATTTGTTATCATTGCCATCGTTTGTCGGCAGATTTTAAGGTGTGTGGTAAGTGTCGTCCGACCGGCGCAGCCAGTCGTTTAATAGTGTATGGTTATTGGCAATCACCATTAAAAGAATTAGTTTATAGTTTAAAATATCGCCGATTGCGACCACTGGTAAAAATTTTAGGTGGTTGGTTGGTAGAGACGATCAACCAAACTACAGCTACCACTGGTCTGGTGATTGTGCCGGTGCCGCTGCATCGGGGACGGCTCTGGGACAGGGGATTTAATCAAGCGCGTTTGCTCGCTGAAGTAGTGGCTCAACAAACCGGTTGGCCCTTGCTGCCAATCTTATTCCGGAAAAGATCTACCCAGCCGCAATTTGGTTTAAGTAAATCGGCTCGCCGAGATAATATTGAGGGAGCTTTTAGTATTAATGTTGCTCTCAGCCAAAATCTGGCCAATAAAACCGTAGTGCTAGTGGATGATATTGTGACTACTGGGGCAACTATAAATGAGTGCGCTAAAATCCTTCGCCAGAATGGCGCTCGGGATGTTTGGGGATTAGTGCTAGCGAAAGCCTAG
- a CDS encoding SpoIID/LytB domain-containing protein codes for MNKTKLIKGIGGWLGAILTIAQIFSIPFPGQAANLYAAKWIDQLEGMSVKQGESVEAWVDIKNTGTATWENSGLHAVKIGTIRPQDRKSKLYHSSWLSDNRMASSVATTVAPGEVGRFNFTITAEGPAGKYREYFGLVADGITWFDKFYFYVEIQILPAIYKTSLVSQSGNITLAPGGEAMLWVDLRNDGNTAWTTTGNNAVKLGTAQPLDRVSNFYATSWLSNNRAAVADKIVNPGEIGRFSFTVRAPDKIGKYKEYFRPVAEGITWMNDVGLVWEITVNEELVLQKPILVGLSSTDSSIAVSSDNGMVIRRGSDKALVVRAEAGVSATVTARSGGYVINANGVTYDVGDWIRCIPLRSSILTVNNEKVSSQYNRFRGIITIRRSAMSGNIWMVNEVELEDYLKGLAEVPDTWPLEARKAQVIAARTFAAKKLQAPRADIFNLYDDTRDQVYYGYNYELNKPGITVAVSATPGMIITYNNEPISAYYFSDSGGATENVENAWSNGNPQKATPYLKGVADPYAKPILWEATVEQAYLMDCFSGPLTKAAAIGETIVDLVIDNRYPSGRLSTLTLVTSTGKRITVTTAVFEASIDTGYVKSTNFTVEKFGAANSPTFILKGKGWGHGVGMPQWSAYNMASAGQTYDQILKYFYTGVNIGVA; via the coding sequence GTGAACAAAACCAAACTAATTAAAGGTATAGGGGGATGGCTCGGAGCAATTTTAACAATTGCGCAAATTTTTAGCATACCTTTTCCTGGTCAAGCCGCTAATCTGTATGCGGCTAAATGGATCGATCAGCTGGAAGGTATGTCGGTTAAGCAGGGCGAGAGCGTAGAAGCCTGGGTGGATATTAAGAACACCGGCACAGCGACTTGGGAAAATTCTGGCCTGCATGCTGTCAAAATTGGCACGATTCGGCCCCAAGATCGCAAAAGCAAGCTCTATCACTCATCTTGGCTAAGTGATAACCGCATGGCTTCTTCGGTAGCGACCACGGTTGCTCCTGGTGAAGTGGGCAGATTCAATTTTACCATTACTGCTGAAGGGCCAGCTGGAAAATATCGTGAATATTTTGGTTTAGTGGCTGACGGAATCACCTGGTTTGATAAATTTTATTTTTATGTCGAAATCCAGATCCTTCCGGCTATTTATAAAACAAGTTTAGTGAGTCAATCAGGCAATATCACCCTGGCTCCCGGGGGAGAAGCAATGCTGTGGGTAGATTTGCGCAATGATGGCAACACCGCTTGGACAACGACCGGCAATAATGCCGTTAAATTAGGCACGGCTCAGCCGCTGGATCGTGTTAGTAATTTTTATGCAACTAGTTGGTTGAGTAATAACCGTGCTGCCGTGGCTGATAAAATAGTTAATCCGGGTGAAATCGGTCGGTTCAGTTTTACGGTGCGAGCACCGGATAAAATTGGTAAATATAAAGAATATTTTCGGCCCGTGGCAGAGGGAATTACCTGGATGAATGATGTGGGACTAGTTTGGGAAATCACTGTGAACGAAGAATTAGTCTTACAGAAGCCGATTTTAGTCGGACTAAGTTCCACGGACAGTTCTATCGCTGTGAGTAGCGATAACGGCATGGTCATTCGCCGGGGCAGCGATAAAGCTTTAGTGGTGCGGGCAGAAGCCGGGGTTAGCGCTACTGTTACGGCTCGGTCAGGTGGGTATGTGATTAATGCCAATGGGGTAACCTATGATGTCGGCGACTGGATCCGGTGTATCCCATTGCGTAGTTCCATTCTGACGGTGAACAACGAAAAGGTTAGTAGTCAATATAATAGATTCCGTGGTATTATCACAATTCGTCGCTCAGCGATGAGCGGGAATATTTGGATGGTGAACGAGGTGGAATTGGAAGACTATCTCAAGGGGTTAGCGGAAGTGCCGGATACCTGGCCACTGGAGGCTCGCAAAGCCCAAGTAATTGCCGCTAGGACATTTGCCGCCAAAAAACTCCAAGCTCCTCGCGCCGACATCTTTAATTTATACGACGATACCCGCGACCAAGTTTACTATGGTTATAATTATGAATTAAATAAACCCGGTATCACTGTGGCTGTGTCTGCTACCCCCGGCATGATCATTACATATAATAATGAGCCTATCTCGGCGTATTATTTTTCTGATAGCGGAGGAGCCACTGAAAATGTCGAAAATGCCTGGAGTAACGGTAATCCGCAGAAGGCCACCCCGTACCTTAAGGGAGTGGCTGACCCCTATGCCAAACCAATTTTATGGGAGGCTACTGTAGAACAGGCATATTTGATGGATTGCTTTTCTGGTCCGCTCACTAAAGCAGCTGCGATAGGTGAAACCATCGTGGATTTGGTAATCGATAATCGTTATCCATCCGGCCGCTTGAGCACACTGACACTGGTAACTAGCACTGGCAAACGCATCACGGTCACCACGGCTGTCTTTGAAGCCTCGATTGATACAGGTTATGTTAAAAGTACTAATTTTACTGTCGAGAAATTCGGAGCCGCTAATTCACCTACGTTTATTCTAAAAGGGAAAGGCTGGGGGCATGGCGTGGGTATGCCGCAATGGAGTGCTTATAATATGGCCAGCGCCGGTCAGACCTATGATCAAATTTTGAAATACTTTTACACAGGAGTTAATATCGGCGTGGCTTAA
- a CDS encoding Hsp20/alpha crystallin family protein, producing the protein MKPMHVPWQPQSTSSSESLEDDDINTFSESEEVELPVDIARQGDYLIIRAPLVGAKNEDISITVNNDILFIHKNNYTPEEKLDNYYVRECHWGPLAREIQLPVSVDPTGAKASLADGILKIVLPIMGHRQTRIIKIR; encoded by the coding sequence ATGAAACCTATGCATGTTCCCTGGCAGCCACAATCTACTTCATCATCGGAGTCCTTGGAAGATGATGATATAAATACATTTTCTGAATCCGAAGAGGTAGAGCTACCCGTCGACATTGCTCGCCAGGGAGATTATTTAATTATTCGAGCTCCTCTAGTGGGAGCCAAAAATGAAGATATAAGTATCACAGTCAATAATGATATCTTATTTATTCATAAGAATAATTACACTCCCGAAGAAAAACTAGACAATTACTATGTGCGTGAATGCCATTGGGGCCCATTAGCCCGAGAAATCCAATTGCCAGTATCGGTTGACCCGACTGGCGCCAAAGCTTCTTTAGCTGACGGGATTCTCAAGATTGTCCTGCCCATTATGGGCCATCGGCAAACTCGTATTATCAAAATTAGATGA
- a CDS encoding UTP--glucose-1-phosphate uridylyltransferase, with protein sequence MKLDSAKVTKGVIAIAGFGTRFLPVTKATPKEMLPIIDKPIIQYIVEEMAAAGITDIILVTNWQKRSVEDHFDRSREIEKHLEEQNKLSILKEIRKIDKLANFIYVRQKNGYGNGAPLLAVQNLVKNEPFVYAFGDDLVKSKQSFCAQLIKAYQANHCSVVGVQEVPHNEACKYGIAELIPGTDQINTIIEKPTPQQTKSNLAVFGRYLLTPDIFPALAHTPTGKGGELWLTDALRLMLQKDKIIVHKVKDGQWYTTGDPLNYLKTTLAYINDQPDLKQEIINFIKSL encoded by the coding sequence ATGAAACTTGATTCCGCAAAAGTCACCAAAGGAGTGATTGCTATTGCTGGGTTTGGCACCAGATTTTTGCCCGTAACAAAAGCCACCCCCAAAGAAATGCTCCCTATTATTGATAAGCCGATTATTCAATATATCGTTGAGGAAATGGCCGCCGCTGGAATCACTGATATTATTTTAGTGACTAATTGGCAAAAGCGTTCGGTCGAAGACCACTTTGACCGTTCCCGAGAGATCGAAAAACATCTCGAAGAACAGAATAAGTTATCAATATTAAAAGAAATTCGCAAGATTGATAAATTGGCCAATTTTATCTATGTCCGCCAAAAAAATGGTTATGGTAATGGGGCCCCTCTGCTAGCCGTACAAAATCTAGTTAAGAACGAACCTTTTGTGTACGCTTTTGGAGATGATTTAGTCAAATCCAAACAATCATTCTGCGCTCAGTTAATTAAGGCTTACCAGGCAAATCATTGTTCCGTAGTCGGCGTACAGGAAGTACCGCATAACGAAGCCTGTAAATACGGCATTGCCGAATTAATCCCTGGCACTGACCAAATTAATACCATCATTGAAAAGCCGACGCCCCAACAAACCAAATCCAACCTGGCAGTATTCGGGCGTTATCTGCTGACTCCGGATATTTTCCCAGCCTTAGCCCACACCCCGACAGGCAAAGGTGGAGAACTTTGGCTGACTGACGCTTTAAGGTTAATGCTGCAAAAAGATAAAATTATTGTCCATAAAGTTAAAGATGGCCAATGGTATACTACAGGTGATCCCTTAAATTATTTAAAAACTACTTTGGCTTATATAAACGATCAGCCGGATCTGAAACAAGAAATAATAAATTTTATTAAATCACTATGA
- a CDS encoding extracellular solute-binding protein, whose protein sequence is MNKKIFSYAVLASSLLLILGAAACSRGGSGGSGGKVTLDQTTPITLEYVRLFDDSTALDEIIASYQEKHPNIKIVVRKVNLPAGETIYDYQQDIIKQIADGAGPDIFMIHNDWLPYQVNQISPMPSGLMTLEDYQARFPQVVVDDFVTNNQIYAVPYYIDNLMLYYNIDMFTAAKVKKAPRTWQELVEIVPKLTKKDANGNIIQSALPFGVADGIPRFAEILANLIMQYGGEMTSSDRTKATFDLPVPNSNPPVYPGSEALKFYTSFADPQSPLYTYTDAKNPDGTRKLPEDVQAFMEHKAAMFIGYSYQVEYIKKFMTTRLNFETAPLPQLRLENPIVVANYWGETVSKTSKHPNEAWDFIKYVVTKSSNLNKLFSATHHVPATKESVDTYKGRQYYGPVAEQLQLCASWYRQNSSDIEKIFTEMVNNVLHNRMAAEVAVSAAIRDINDLSSYRARTSPVPQR, encoded by the coding sequence ATGAACAAAAAAATATTTAGCTACGCTGTACTCGCGTCTAGTTTGCTGCTTATTTTGGGGGCGGCTGCGTGCAGTCGCGGCGGTTCTGGCGGGAGCGGTGGCAAAGTTACTCTCGACCAAACCACTCCCATCACTTTAGAGTATGTCCGTTTGTTTGATGATAGCACTGCTTTAGACGAAATCATCGCCTCTTATCAAGAAAAACATCCGAATATTAAGATAGTTGTGCGAAAGGTCAACCTTCCAGCTGGAGAAACAATTTACGACTATCAGCAAGATATCATTAAACAGATCGCCGATGGAGCTGGCCCCGATATCTTTATGATTCATAATGACTGGCTGCCTTACCAGGTCAACCAAATCTCCCCCATGCCTAGCGGCTTAATGACACTGGAAGATTACCAGGCAAGATTTCCGCAAGTAGTGGTAGATGATTTTGTGACTAATAACCAGATTTACGCTGTCCCCTACTATATTGATAATTTGATGCTGTATTACAACATAGATATGTTTACAGCCGCTAAAGTCAAGAAAGCCCCGCGCACTTGGCAGGAATTAGTAGAAATTGTTCCCAAATTGACTAAAAAAGATGCCAATGGAAATATTATTCAATCGGCTTTACCTTTCGGCGTAGCGGATGGCATCCCTCGCTTTGCAGAAATCTTAGCTAACCTCATCATGCAATACGGCGGCGAAATGACTAGCTCTGACCGCACTAAAGCTACTTTTGATTTACCGGTGCCAAATTCTAATCCTCCGGTTTACCCCGGCAGTGAGGCTCTCAAATTTTATACTAGTTTTGCTGACCCCCAATCTCCTCTTTATACCTACACTGATGCCAAAAATCCTGACGGTACCCGGAAATTGCCTGAGGATGTGCAAGCTTTTATGGAACACAAAGCAGCTATGTTCATCGGTTACTCTTACCAGGTGGAATACATTAAGAAATTTATGACGACGCGGCTCAACTTCGAAACTGCTCCTCTGCCTCAATTGCGACTGGAAAACCCCATTGTAGTAGCTAATTATTGGGGTGAAACGGTTTCTAAGACATCTAAGCACCCCAATGAAGCCTGGGATTTTATTAAATACGTCGTCACTAAATCTAGCAATTTAAACAAATTGTTCAGCGCCACTCACCATGTCCCCGCTACTAAAGAATCTGTCGATACTTACAAGGGTAGGCAATATTATGGACCAGTGGCTGAACAACTCCAACTGTGTGCCTCCTGGTATAGACAAAATTCATCGGACATCGAAAAGATATTTACCGAGATGGTTAATAACGTGTTGCATAACCGCATGGCTGCCGAAGTGGCAGTGAGTGCAGCCATTAGAGATATTAATGATTTAAGCAGCTACCGCGCCCGGACTTCACCCGTGCCCCAACGATAA
- a CDS encoding GIY-YIG nuclease family protein, with protein sequence MASHKPEWFMDACNFMYYTYVLKSQKDNKLYIGYSTDLQKRFQEHQKGLVRSTKDRRPFKLIFYEAFKDKRDAIRRERYFKTDKGKSSLKQIIRYSLINL encoded by the coding sequence ATGGCGAGCCATAAACCCGAGTGGTTTATGGACGCCTGTAATTTTATGTATTACACATACGTATTAAAAAGCCAGAAAGATAATAAATTGTATATTGGTTATTCTACTGATTTGCAGAAACGGTTTCAGGAACACCAAAAGGGTTTAGTGAGATCAACAAAAGATCGCCGACCGTTTAAACTTATATTTTATGAAGCTTTCAAAGATAAGAGAGATGCCATAAGACGTGAAAGATACTTTAAGACAGATAAAGGTAAATCGTCACTAAAACAAATAATTAGATATTCTTTGATTAATCTGTAG